One part of the Thiothrix nivea DSM 5205 genome encodes these proteins:
- a CDS encoding class II aldolase/adducin family protein, producing MAVTEREGVIKFTLDHELADASLIRAFSGFEALNPCRSTLWQLGVLGQDDSRYEGLGYGNASIRTPSPDYPNAFLITGTQTGYLSQLSAEHYSLVMDFDLQQYYLRSKGPCKPSSEAMTHAALYQRLPDVVAVIHGHSPAVWNSAHRLGLACTAADVPYGTPQMAQAIQDLLGDGEPPGSTIVMLGHEDGFITWGNSLENTLEKVNSLLEDAS from the coding sequence ATGGCGGTTACAGAACGGGAAGGCGTTATCAAGTTTACCCTGGATCATGAGCTGGCTGATGCCTCTCTGATCAGGGCATTCAGCGGCTTTGAAGCACTTAACCCGTGCCGCAGTACCTTGTGGCAACTGGGTGTGCTGGGGCAGGATGACAGCCGTTACGAAGGGCTTGGCTACGGTAATGCCAGTATCCGTACGCCAAGCCCTGATTACCCAAACGCCTTTCTGATAACAGGCACACAAACCGGGTATCTGTCACAACTGTCAGCAGAACATTATTCGCTGGTAATGGACTTTGATTTACAGCAGTATTATTTGCGCAGCAAAGGCCCTTGCAAGCCTTCTTCGGAAGCCATGACACATGCAGCCCTTTATCAGCGGTTGCCGGATGTGGTCGCCGTTATTCACGGCCACAGCCCGGCTGTCTGGAACAGCGCCCACCGTTTGGGGCTGGCTTGCACTGCGGCGGATGTCCCCTACGGTACGCCGCAAATGGCCCAGGCCATACAGGATTTGCTGGGTGACGGTGAACCGCCCGGTAGCACCATCGTGATGCTTGGCCATGAGGATGGTTTTATCACTTGGGGAAATAGCTTGGAAAACACCCTGGAGAAGGTCAATAGCCTGTTAGAGGATGCCTCATGA
- a CDS encoding cyclic peptide export ABC transporter, giving the protein MKLIQFLDREATESYSQVMLIAAISGMANSLLIGIINHATEAVANQEDLTQYFLLYMIAFALFLYGQWYAFERAILIIENAIFRVRTRLTGKVRQVELAFMEKMGANTLYGRLTQNDTLISQSIPMIVGNFQMFSLMVFSLLYLGYISPISFVMTLAAMGLGVMYFMTQSRFIKNSLQNVRQKEQIYFKSISHLVNGFKEIKVNQQKGRDLLQRIATVSTEAQDIKSAVRKRESRLWGFGRLFIYVLLPIVVFIVPNFSHEHAGNIFKISATLLFLIGPTTMLTNMIPLMNRVNMAIEDLFTLEQEMDETIAHAHQNELVDKARQNFQCIKIDNISFTYPSSKGTAFSAGPFNEEVHAGELLFIIGGNGSGKSTFLKLLTGLYYPNQGGLYLDNTLIDDSNYPYYRNLFSIIFTDFHLFDKFYGVADIDVEKVNYWLEKMRMQHKVKYQDDGFTSTDLSTGQRKRLAFIAAMLEDKPILVIDEFAADQDPQFRQYFYEELLGEVRDMGKTIIAVTHDDHYFHVADRVWKMDEGRIELHTASKET; this is encoded by the coding sequence ATGAAATTAATCCAGTTTCTTGACCGGGAAGCCACCGAGTCTTACTCCCAGGTTATGCTGATCGCGGCCATTTCCGGCATGGCCAACAGCCTGCTGATCGGCATTATCAACCACGCCACCGAGGCGGTCGCCAACCAGGAAGACCTGACCCAGTATTTCCTGCTGTACATGATCGCCTTCGCGCTGTTCCTGTACGGGCAATGGTACGCCTTTGAACGCGCCATCCTGATTATTGAAAACGCCATTTTCCGAGTCAGGACCCGGCTTACCGGCAAGGTGCGGCAGGTCGAGCTGGCTTTCATGGAAAAAATGGGAGCCAACACGTTATACGGCCGCCTTACCCAGAACGACACCCTGATCTCGCAATCGATACCGATGATTGTCGGCAACTTCCAGATGTTTTCCCTGATGGTGTTCTCCTTGCTGTACCTGGGTTATATATCGCCAATCAGCTTTGTCATGACACTGGCCGCCATGGGACTGGGCGTCATGTATTTCATGACGCAATCCCGCTTTATCAAGAACTCCCTGCAAAACGTGCGACAGAAAGAGCAAATCTACTTCAAATCCATTTCCCATCTGGTCAACGGGTTCAAGGAAATCAAGGTCAATCAGCAGAAAGGCCGGGATTTATTGCAACGGATCGCCACCGTATCTACTGAAGCGCAGGACATCAAATCCGCTGTCAGAAAGCGGGAATCGCGCTTGTGGGGCTTTGGCCGCCTGTTTATTTACGTCCTGTTGCCTATTGTGGTGTTTATTGTTCCCAACTTCAGCCACGAACATGCGGGTAATATTTTCAAGATTTCCGCCACCCTGCTGTTCCTGATCGGCCCCACCACCATGCTGACCAACATGATTCCGCTAATGAACCGGGTCAACATGGCGATTGAGGATCTGTTTACCCTGGAACAGGAAATGGATGAAACCATTGCCCATGCGCATCAAAACGAACTTGTGGACAAAGCCCGGCAAAACTTTCAATGCATTAAAATCGACAATATCAGTTTCACTTACCCCAGTAGCAAGGGAACGGCATTTTCAGCCGGGCCTTTTAACGAAGAAGTCCACGCAGGCGAACTGCTGTTCATTATTGGCGGTAACGGCAGCGGGAAATCGACCTTCCTTAAACTGTTGACCGGTCTTTATTATCCCAACCAGGGCGGGCTTTACCTCGACAACACCCTGATTGACGATTCCAACTACCCGTATTACCGCAACCTGTTTTCCATTATCTTCACTGACTTCCATTTGTTCGACAAATTCTATGGCGTGGCGGATATTGACGTAGAGAAAGTCAATTACTGGCTGGAAAAAATGCGTATGCAACACAAGGTTAAATACCAGGACGACGGTTTCACCAGCACCGACCTTTCCACCGGACAGCGCAAGCGGCTGGCGTTTATCGCCGCCATGCTGGAGGACAAACCGATCCTGGTCATTGATGAATTCGCTGCCGACCAGGATCCCCAGTTCCGCCAGTATTTCTACGAGGAATTGCTCGGCGAAGTCAGGGACATGGGTAAAACCATTATCGCCGTCACTCACGACGACCATTATTTCCACGTCGCCGACCGGGTATGGAAGATGGATGAAGGCCGGATTGAGTTACACACTGCCAGCAAAGAAACATGA